In one Mauremys mutica isolate MM-2020 ecotype Southern chromosome 3, ASM2049712v1, whole genome shotgun sequence genomic region, the following are encoded:
- the FABP7 gene encoding fatty acid-binding protein, brain has product MVEAFCATWKLIDSQNFDEYMKALGVGFATRQVGNVTKPTVIISNEGDTVVIRTQSTFKNTEISFKLGEEFEETTPDDRNCKSVVTLDGDKLVHVQKWDGKETNFVREIKDGKMVMTLTFGDVVAVRHYEKA; this is encoded by the exons ATGGTTGAAGCATTCTGTGCTACCTGGAAGCTGATTGACAGCCAGAATTTTGATGAATACATGAAGGCGCTGG GAGTGGGCTTTGCTACGCGGCAGGTGGGGAACGTCACTAAACCCACAGTGATAATCAGCAATGAAGGGGACACAGTAGTGATCAGGACCCAGAGCACTTTCAAGAACACTGAAATCAGCTTCAAGCTTGGAGAAGAGTTTGAGGAAACTACCCCAGATGACAGAAACTGCAAA TCAGTTGTGACCTTGGATGGAGACAAACTAGTTCATGTACAGAAATGGGATGGCAAAGAGACAAACTTTGTTAGAGAAATTAAGGATGGCAAAATGGTAATG ACTCTCACCTTTGGTGATGTGGTTGCTGTTCGTCACTATGAGAAAGCATAG